The window GTGCTGGACTCTTTGAGAGATCGGACAAGGATGCAATTTTCTCTGCTGTAGAAGCCATAACGAAAAATGGGAATGTTGTACGACCTGACTGGAATGGTTTCAATGTGTTGCTTCTCAATGCTGCCCAAGCTGCAGCCCTTGACCTTGGACTTGTGCCAGAATCGAGCCAAAGTATTGAGAGTGCCAAGTTTGTGTATCTGATGGGTGCTGATGATGTGGATTTGGAAAAGCTTCCAAATGATGCCTTTGTTGTATATCAGGGGCACCATGGGGACCGAGGTGTGTATCGTGCCAATGTAATTCTACCAGCATCAGCATTCAGTGAGAAGGAAGGGACGTATGAAAACACAGAAGGGTGTACGCAACAGACTTTGCCTGCAGTTCCAACAGTTGGTGATGCCAGGGATGACTGGAAGATAATTCGTGCTCTTTCCGAGGTAGCGGGGGTGCGGTTGCCCTATGATACAGTTGGGGCCATCCGATCCCGGATTAAGACAGTTGCGCCAAACCTCTTGAGCGTGGAAGAAAGAGAGCCAGCTACCTTTTGGGCTTCATTGAAGCCTGATGCCACTAAGAAGATGAGTTCAACTCCTTTCGAAGCTGCTATAGACAATTTCTATATGACTGATTCTATTACCAGGGCATCAAAAATAATGGCTCAATGCAGTGCACTGCTGCTAAAGAAGTGACTTCTggatttttgatctttttaataaacttgCAAATTCACTCTTCTTTGTACCTCTTCATTCAAGCAGTGTTAGGCCTTGTTTGGCAAATGGTCTAGGCTTCTGGAACATCCGGATTACATCCAATAAGGCTATTTTTAGATTCTGTTTATTTCACTGTAACATGTCCTGCAATTAAATAGCATTTCCCTGTAAACGCTCGGTGTGTAAGATGTGAGACTTAACTGTTTGTGTTGCTTAGGTTTTAGAATATGTTCCAGTTTGCGGCAGCGTCTGCTTCTGTTCACCAATCATATCTAATAAAGAGACCCTTGAGAGTACAGTTATTTCTCGTTTATATTCTCTGTACACGGTGAACTGGTATAGGTAAGAATTAAGATGTTATTGTTCACTGGTATAGTTAAGAGTGTTAATAGTCTCGCCTCATTCCCTGGCAAACTCATTATAGGTAAGATGTTTTTGTTCACTTTAGTTGAAATCCATGTAGTTTCCCTTCAGTACTAAGTAGCCCTGAATACGGGTTCTTTTGCTCATAAATGAAAACATTATTGAAATGAATAGAACTTGAAAGAATTTATTTGTATCGCAGCtgacttgtgtttttttaaaaacatgtacGGAGGTCCTAGCTTTCCATGGCGAAACACATCCAGGTTGTCCTTTCAAGTTCAAACACAAACATGTCTAGGCTTGattatgttggtttttttttttttttatttcttaaatttttttaatatttaaaatgaaatcctttttcaaatataataattacaataatattttaaaaaacatgtgatGGCACCATAaggttagatatttttaatggtAATGTTACCAATTACtttatgtataattaaatatgaatttaatgtagatatttttctattaaaaattatcttgaatattcaataagagtaaaatatctatttttttttattttgaagtttttatacatttttatttaaattaattattcttttattttcttatacatTCGTGtaaaaattatcaagatttatttatattttatttttttatttaaacttgcttttcatgataagtttttattacACAAAGcatgttatatataaaaaaatatattcttatatcataatgaaatatataaacaaagtaGTGAGTTTTAACTAGAGATATTTTTGGcaaaaaaatcttaagaaaaaaactgcGCACAACACAATTTTGTCttaataatttcttgaaaaaaaaaaaacttttttgctCCCATGTCCTCTTTGAATTTAGACTTGAAATTTTTCTTGAAGCTTTGCTGTTTGAAATCCatgcaaacaaaatttaatcaatGAAAAAGACAGAAGGCGAGCCCCAAGATAGTTGAATTATGAACATAAACAATCGAAGAAGATAAAATTACAACTGAGAGAATGCAGGAGTCCAACCATATGACAAATAAACATCAAAACTGATGCGCTCTCTCAAGTGGACTTCATGTTACTCTAAGATCTAGCAGAAAACATCGACATCCAGAAACTTGCAGTTGCTCGAGCTATGGacatcatctccttctctttaaAATAAGTGCGTCAAAAGAGAAGGCCTGAATTGGGAAGTGAAAGAGCCTCTGGGGTCGAAGAAATCCTGCCAGCAGGACTCAGATTTTGTCTCCTCGTAATTGTTCTTCTTAATCTTCCAATCCGAGCCAAATCTGTTTTTCCAATTTCCAAAGCTTTGGGATTCAGAGGCGTATCCAAACTCATCCACATACTTCTGCTTCCATATATCATTGTTTGAACAGAAACTCTGCTGCTTTGAATTAATGCATGAAGTGTCGCGACATTCGTGGCAGGAAGAAACCCAAATCTTGAGCTTTAAATCTGATGATAGGCTCAAAAAGCAAGGCGGAAGAGTCTCACCAGTCCTCTCGGAAAGTTGTATGGAAAATGGCATAGCAAGCTGATCCTTCAAGGCTTTCCAGAACTCGTTAACTTCACTCATCCTGTCGTTCTCAAGACAATTTGTCCGCAACAAATCCAAAACTGGGGCAAATATATTCTGATCGAAAGTCAAATACAACTTTGTCCTGCTCTCGGCCAAAGACCCTGAAACTACAGCACCATTATTGATCAACCTCCttatattcaaaacaattgATTCAGAAACATCCTCCTTCTCCAAAAGTTCAGGAAGAGTGTAGGAAAGCGACAGTGGGGGTAGCTGATGAAGGCCACTCTTCCGGGAATTGAAGTCCATCAACAGGTGTTCTAGATACAGGATCGAATCCAACAAGACCAGACTCCAAGAAAGCTTCATGAACAGAAACAACCAAGAGGTTGATAACTCACTCTTATCACCTAATACACTCCTCAATACACGAGCAGAGAACCTCTCACAGGCCATATCGATAATCTAAACtctattgaaaaacaaattctattATAATTCCTCCTTCTCTTATTAACATGTTTTCGtgttgtcttgattttttttaagtcaactCATATTTTTACCTGATTATCAAGTTATTTCtaaatatgttaaattatttaaatcacataaaaataacttcaacataatttaatttaaaatataaattagataAGAAGTCAGATCAGTGAATTTCAAGACTAATTTGCTGAGcgattttaataacaatatcaaaaaatttctaataacctaaataatcatttttatgttCAAGAAATTTTTTACTATCAAGtgtaatgttaaaatttaaccTTTTGCTTCTTAGAGATCATCTGTTCAAGTTCCACAAACCTCAAGACTATTgaaaacttacatggtcgttaacttcaggacccataaaattagtcgagatacgttggtcggacacccacgttaatttttataaaaaaaaagatttgaaccTAGAAAATTAAGGAATGAAACAAACTTTCTTGACTAGCAAGACAACTCATTGAGATTTCCATAAAC of the Populus nigra chromosome 7, ddPopNigr1.1, whole genome shotgun sequence genome contains:
- the LOC133700110 gene encoding F-box protein SKIP22-like: MACERFSARVLRSVLGDKSELSTSWLFLFMKLSWSLVLLDSILYLEHLLMDFNSRKSGLHQLPPLSLSYTLPELLEKEDVSESIVLNIRRLINNGAVVSGSLAESRTKLYLTFDQNIFAPVLDLLRTNCLENDRMSEVNEFWKALKDQLAMPFSIQLSERTGETLPPCFLSLSSDLKLKIWVSSCHECRDTSCINSKQQSFCSNNDIWKQKYVDEFGYASESQSFGNWKNRFGSDWKIKKNNYEETKSESCWQDFFDPRGSFTSQFRPSLLTHLF